A single region of the Elizabethkingia sp. JS20170427COW genome encodes:
- a CDS encoding NUDIX domain-containing protein — MEKIDKFNIRVYALCIEDGKILSLFEEYVGEKLVKLPGGGLEYGEGLLECLHREFQEELNVKIEILEHFYTQEDFLVSKFRENEQLLTVYYRVKILDPENFKLNVSEIEKAEWLPLSASNPFKLPTDKIVFEKAKAQFLK; from the coding sequence ATGGAAAAGATAGATAAATTCAACATCCGAGTATATGCTTTGTGTATTGAGGATGGAAAAATCCTAAGCTTATTTGAAGAGTATGTAGGTGAAAAGTTGGTGAAATTGCCAGGTGGAGGCCTAGAATATGGAGAAGGACTCTTGGAATGTTTGCACAGAGAGTTTCAAGAAGAATTGAATGTGAAAATAGAAATCCTAGAACACTTCTACACTCAGGAAGATTTTTTGGTTTCTAAATTTAGAGAGAATGAGCAATTGTTGACGGTTTATTACAGAGTGAAAATTTTAGATCCCGAAAATTTTAAACTAAATGTTAGCGAAATAGAAAAGGCTGAATGGTTACCCCTTTCAGCCTCTAATCCGTTTAAACTTCCTACTGATAAAATTGTCTTCGAGAAAGCTAAAGCTCAGTTCTTAAAATAA
- the mnmD gene encoding tRNA (5-methylaminomethyl-2-thiouridine)(34)-methyltransferase MnmD, with translation MERILKTTDDGSKTLYVSSLDETYHSNHGAFQEAKHVFIKNGLNRVEKQEINILELGFGTGLNVLVTLFDFFEKESSYQVNYYSLEKYPLSAQEALSLEHDRLFNHSEISRLFPVIHEMPWEQLKEVSPNFNLKKIEADFFDLDKIDMPKIDLVYFDCFGAKVQPDLWEEPLIKKVADKMGEGGLLTTYSSKGSLQRILKNLNFEVEKLEGPKGKREMINAWKR, from the coding sequence ATGGAAAGAATTTTAAAAACTACGGATGATGGTAGCAAAACTTTGTATGTAAGTAGTTTGGACGAGACTTATCATAGTAATCACGGAGCCTTTCAAGAGGCAAAGCATGTTTTTATTAAAAATGGATTAAATAGGGTTGAAAAACAAGAAATTAATATTCTTGAACTTGGTTTTGGTACAGGGCTTAATGTTTTGGTAACTTTATTTGATTTTTTTGAAAAAGAGTCCTCTTACCAAGTAAATTATTATTCTTTAGAAAAATACCCTCTTTCTGCACAAGAGGCGCTGAGCTTAGAGCATGATCGCTTATTTAACCATTCAGAAATTAGCCGATTATTCCCTGTAATTCATGAAATGCCTTGGGAACAATTAAAGGAAGTAAGCCCTAACTTTAATTTGAAAAAAATTGAAGCCGACTTTTTTGATTTAGATAAGATTGATATGCCTAAGATAGATTTAGTGTATTTTGATTGCTTTGGGGCAAAGGTGCAACCTGATTTATGGGAAGAACCTCTAATAAAAAAAGTTGCCGATAAAATGGGTGAGGGAGGCTTGCTAACCACATATTCTTCTAAAGGAAGTTTACAGAGAATTTTGAAAAATCTGAATTTTGAAGTGGAAAAATTAGAAGGCCCTAAAGGGAAACGAGAAATGATTAATGCATGGAAAAGATAG